A region from the Geobacter benzoatilyticus genome encodes:
- a CDS encoding methyl-accepting chemotaxis protein has translation MEVSIGRRLTLNMVWGVLVVLVLVAGNWIGMGRLEHLQVVSHDAMARSRSAQETKVIGEKLYRFILEAIANPEMASSSSKGWQDRKAEGIAKLQQLSEQAKGDAALSTMVSAADKAFHGTITLFENKLIPAIERSASSDELMDIDDEIAMEADNLSINLMKVADTLDKRAVAASSQYDSFSHKIKLFSLALGIIGITLLVVFSFWLGRSIMKPLRQVIAMMKDVAEGEGDLTKRLDHHSNDELGTLCTEFNTFVGKVHDTISRTSSVAGNVTGSVAEISRTAEQLAGGAEEVASQAVMVATASEEMAATSCEIAGNCQAAAQASSHAKETASRGFAMVESTIAVMNQIAQRVKLSADSVQGLGARSDQIGEIVMTIHDIADQTNLLALNAAIEAARAGEQGRGFAVVADEVRALAERTSKATREIGDMIKGIQGETKNAVIAMEEGVKEVESGTREATKSGDALHEIMQEIEQLNGQVGQIACAAEQQTATTMEISGSIQRIKDVAQETAGGAHASAHTSAQLNDLSRELDQLVGQFKV, from the coding sequence ATGGAAGTGAGTATTGGCAGGCGGCTGACCTTGAACATGGTCTGGGGAGTTTTGGTTGTTCTGGTGCTGGTGGCCGGCAACTGGATCGGCATGGGGCGCCTGGAGCACTTGCAGGTGGTGAGCCACGACGCCATGGCACGCAGCAGGTCCGCCCAGGAAACCAAGGTAATCGGAGAGAAATTGTATCGCTTCATTCTGGAGGCAATAGCCAACCCGGAGATGGCCAGCAGCTCATCCAAGGGGTGGCAGGACCGAAAGGCCGAAGGGATAGCCAAGCTGCAGCAGTTGTCCGAACAGGCGAAAGGCGATGCAGCCCTGAGCACTATGGTTTCCGCCGCCGACAAGGCATTTCACGGAACGATTACCCTCTTCGAGAACAAGTTGATCCCGGCCATCGAACGCAGTGCAAGCTCAGATGAGCTCATGGACATTGATGACGAGATCGCCATGGAGGCCGACAATCTGAGCATCAATCTGATGAAAGTTGCCGACACCCTCGATAAACGCGCCGTTGCCGCGAGCAGCCAGTACGATTCTTTCAGCCATAAAATCAAGTTATTCTCCCTGGCCCTGGGGATTATCGGCATCACGCTGCTGGTGGTTTTTTCCTTCTGGCTCGGCCGCTCGATCATGAAGCCGCTCAGGCAGGTTATTGCCATGATGAAGGATGTGGCGGAAGGAGAGGGAGACCTCACCAAGCGCCTCGACCACCATAGCAACGACGAACTGGGCACGCTCTGCACGGAGTTCAACACGTTTGTCGGCAAGGTTCACGACACCATTTCACGGACCTCCTCCGTAGCCGGAAACGTGACCGGGTCGGTGGCTGAGATCAGCCGGACAGCCGAGCAGCTTGCCGGCGGAGCGGAAGAGGTCGCCTCCCAGGCGGTGATGGTTGCAACGGCCAGCGAGGAGATGGCCGCCACCTCCTGCGAGATCGCGGGCAATTGCCAGGCAGCGGCACAGGCATCGAGCCACGCGAAGGAAACGGCTTCACGGGGATTTGCCATGGTGGAAAGCACCATAGCGGTCATGAACCAGATCGCTCAGCGGGTGAAATTATCGGCCGATTCGGTCCAGGGACTTGGGGCCCGTTCCGACCAGATCGGCGAGATTGTCATGACAATTCACGACATTGCAGACCAGACCAACCTGCTGGCCCTGAACGCGGCAATCGAAGCGGCCCGTGCCGGCGAGCAGGGGCGCGGTTTCGCCGTCGTCGCCGATGAGGTTAGGGCGCTTGCAGAGCGGACCTCCAAGGCCACCCGCGAAATCGGGGATATGATCAAGGGAATTCAGGGGGAGACCAAAAACGCAGTCATCGCCATGGAAGAGGGTGTCAAGGAAGTCGAATCGGGAACCAGGGAGGCAACGAAATCGGGCGACGCACTCCATGAAATAATGCAGGAAATCGAACAGCTCAACGGCCAGGTAGGTCAGATTGCCTGTGCCGCAGAACAGCAGACCGCCACGACCATGGAAATCAGCGGCAGCATCCAGCGCATCAAGGATGTTGCCCAGGAAACCGCAGGGGGCGCCCATGCCAGCGCCCACACCTCGGCACAGCTCAATGACCTCTCCCGCGAACTGGACCAACTGGTAGGCCAGTTCAAGGTATAA
- a CDS encoding ammonia-forming cytochrome c nitrite reductase subunit c552 → MKKRSVKRWSIATALAAAVAAMVLAVGCTPKKIEQGGETAAVDGTIDPAEWGKDYPLQYGLWKKTGESTPAGLSKYKKGNDGERIDKLDEYPFLALLYNGWGMGVEYTEPRGHLHMIEDQLEIDPSRYKAGGTCLTCKTPYAPVLQQRMGKDYFSKPYKEVLAQIPKEHQTLGVACIDCHNNRDMSLKYSRGFTLGKALDQLGVDQSKLSQQDMRSLVCAQCHVTYSIPKDADMKSTGVFFPWQGSKWGGITIENIIKQLRNNPPSGEWTQSVTGFKMAFIRHPEFEFFSNNSVHWQAGVSCADCHMPSTTAGNQQVTDHRIMSPLKNDLGACRQCHSESPEQLREKVYSIQDKTMSRFIRTGYATATVAKLFEMANKAQAAGRQIDQNLYAKARDHYEEAFYRVVFISAENSTGFHNPAEALRILADAAGHAGKADGLLRQALAGAGVNVPATVDLELAKYVNNRGAKKLMFKPEHEIKDPLPAEKY, encoded by the coding sequence ATGAAGAAGAGGAGCGTGAAACGCTGGAGCATCGCCACGGCCCTGGCCGCAGCGGTGGCGGCAATGGTGCTTGCCGTAGGGTGTACCCCGAAGAAAATCGAACAGGGGGGGGAAACCGCTGCTGTTGACGGCACCATCGATCCGGCTGAGTGGGGTAAGGACTATCCGCTCCAGTACGGGCTTTGGAAAAAGACCGGAGAGTCCACCCCGGCCGGTCTCAGCAAGTACAAAAAGGGAAATGATGGGGAGCGCATCGACAAGCTGGATGAGTACCCGTTCCTGGCGCTCCTCTATAACGGCTGGGGCATGGGAGTTGAATATACCGAGCCCAGGGGGCACCTGCACATGATCGAGGATCAGCTTGAGATCGATCCAAGCCGGTATAAGGCCGGCGGTACCTGCCTCACCTGCAAGACTCCCTATGCGCCGGTTTTGCAGCAACGGATGGGCAAGGACTATTTCTCCAAGCCGTACAAGGAGGTGCTGGCCCAGATTCCCAAAGAGCACCAGACCCTCGGCGTTGCCTGTATCGACTGCCACAACAACCGCGATATGTCGCTGAAATATTCCCGCGGCTTTACCCTGGGCAAGGCGCTTGACCAACTCGGCGTCGACCAGTCCAAGCTGTCCCAGCAGGACATGCGGTCCCTGGTCTGTGCCCAGTGTCACGTTACCTACAGCATCCCCAAGGATGCCGATATGAAATCCACCGGCGTTTTCTTCCCCTGGCAGGGGAGCAAGTGGGGCGGGATTACCATTGAGAACATCATCAAGCAACTCCGGAACAATCCCCCCAGCGGAGAGTGGACCCAAAGCGTTACCGGCTTCAAGATGGCGTTCATACGCCACCCCGAATTCGAGTTCTTCTCCAACAACAGCGTGCATTGGCAGGCGGGGGTATCCTGCGCTGACTGCCATATGCCCTCAACCACGGCAGGGAACCAGCAGGTCACCGATCACCGTATCATGAGCCCGCTTAAAAATGATCTCGGGGCTTGCCGCCAGTGCCACTCCGAGAGCCCGGAGCAACTCCGCGAAAAGGTTTATTCCATCCAGGACAAAACCATGTCCCGGTTCATCCGTACCGGTTATGCCACCGCCACCGTGGCCAAGCTTTTCGAAATGGCCAACAAGGCCCAGGCCGCCGGCAGACAGATTGACCAGAATCTTTATGCCAAGGCCAGGGACCACTACGAAGAGGCCTTCTACCGGGTAGTGTTCATCAGTGCAGAAAACTCCACCGGTTTCCACAACCCGGCCGAGGCGCTGCGTATCCTTGCCGATGCCGCCGGCCACGCCGGCAAGGCAGATGGGTTGTTGCGCCAGGCTCTGGCCGGGGCCGGGGTAAATGTGCCGGCCACGGTGGACCTGGAGCTTGCGAAGTATGTTAACAACCGCGGAGCCAAAAAGCTGATGTTCAAACCTGAGCATGAGATTAAAGATCCGCTTCCTGCTGAGAAGTATTGA
- a CDS encoding HPP family protein — protein MKGRGLRRTPPPLSLKYAVWGFLSGTAGILAILAVTRVAGHPLLIGSFGASAVLLFGAAESPLAQPRNVVGGHLISAATAVAVVACIGTGPVAIALAVGLATFLMYVTRTVHPPGGATALIGVQGQVGLSFLVDPVLVGTLILLGVALFTNNIVHHRHYPEHWL, from the coding sequence ATGAAAGGGCGCGGGTTAAGGAGGACGCCTCCACCCCTTTCCCTCAAATATGCGGTCTGGGGATTTCTGAGCGGTACTGCCGGGATCCTCGCCATTCTGGCCGTGACCCGCGTCGCGGGCCATCCTCTTCTTATCGGTTCGTTCGGCGCTTCGGCGGTACTTCTTTTCGGCGCTGCCGAGTCCCCCCTGGCCCAGCCCCGCAATGTGGTGGGGGGGCACCTGATTTCCGCCGCCACAGCCGTGGCAGTGGTGGCCTGCATCGGTACCGGCCCGGTGGCCATCGCCCTTGCTGTCGGGCTGGCGACCTTCCTCATGTACGTCACCCGCACCGTCCACCCCCCCGGCGGCGCCACCGCCCTGATCGGAGTACAGGGGCAAGTGGGGCTCTCTTTCCTCGTGGACCCAGTCCTTGTCGGCACGTTGATTCTCCTGGGAGTGGCGCTTTTCACCAACAATATCGTCCATCATCGGCACTATCCTGAGCACTGGCTGTAG
- a CDS encoding ammonia-forming cytochrome c nitrite reductase subunit c552, with product MRRLNPVASMIAMAAAATLLAVGGCAPQKAEPVKTVQIPDGEIDPAVWGKAYPTHYELWKKTEEPTEAGKSKYKRGFDADKITYDKLSEFPYMALLFNGWGFGIEYNEPRGHAYMVRDQLEIDASRVKAGGVCLTCKSPYVPKLQKELGADYFKKPFKEVLGHIPEKDRNLGVACIDCHDNRDMSLKLSRSFTLGEALKTMGVDQAKLTRQELRSVVCAQCHVTYNIPKDAEMKSVGVYFPWQGSKMGNISIENIIKQIRSDASVGEWKQSVTGFKLGFIRHPEFELFSNNSVHWKAGAACADCHMPYTRVGAFKVSDHRVMSPLKSDMKACMQCHSEKPEWLREQVIAIQDRTVSLMLRSGYATATVAKLFEKAHAAQAEGKQIDKALYDKAKDLYEEAFYRCVFIGAENSVGFHNPTEAMRVLGDATAFATKAEALLRQALTKAGVDVPLTVNLELNKYLDQRGEKKLRFDPKVEIKDPYGVQVRF from the coding sequence ATGAGACGACTGAATCCTGTTGCATCCATGATTGCCATGGCCGCCGCGGCAACCCTTCTTGCCGTGGGGGGATGCGCCCCCCAGAAGGCCGAGCCGGTAAAGACAGTCCAGATTCCCGACGGCGAAATCGACCCTGCGGTCTGGGGTAAAGCCTATCCCACCCACTATGAGCTCTGGAAGAAGACCGAAGAGCCCACCGAAGCCGGCAAGAGCAAGTACAAGAGAGGCTTCGACGCCGACAAGATCACCTACGACAAGCTCTCCGAGTTCCCCTACATGGCGCTCCTTTTCAATGGCTGGGGTTTCGGCATCGAGTACAATGAGCCCAGGGGACACGCCTACATGGTGCGCGACCAGCTGGAAATTGACGCATCGCGGGTCAAGGCGGGAGGGGTCTGCCTGACCTGCAAGTCGCCCTACGTTCCCAAGCTTCAGAAAGAACTGGGAGCTGACTACTTCAAGAAGCCCTTCAAGGAGGTCCTCGGCCACATTCCCGAAAAAGACCGCAACCTGGGGGTAGCCTGCATCGACTGCCATGACAACCGGGACATGAGCCTCAAGCTTTCCCGCAGCTTCACTCTGGGCGAAGCACTCAAAACCATGGGGGTCGATCAGGCGAAACTTACCCGCCAGGAGCTGCGGAGCGTCGTCTGCGCCCAATGCCACGTCACCTACAACATCCCCAAGGATGCCGAGATGAAATCGGTTGGGGTCTACTTCCCCTGGCAGGGGAGCAAAATGGGTAACATCTCCATCGAAAACATCATCAAGCAGATTCGCAGCGATGCCAGCGTGGGCGAATGGAAGCAATCCGTCACCGGCTTCAAGCTGGGCTTCATACGGCACCCCGAATTCGAGCTGTTCTCCAACAACAGCGTCCACTGGAAGGCCGGAGCCGCCTGCGCCGATTGCCACATGCCCTACACCCGGGTTGGGGCATTCAAGGTATCCGACCACCGCGTCATGAGCCCCCTGAAGAGCGACATGAAAGCCTGCATGCAGTGCCACTCCGAGAAACCCGAATGGCTCAGGGAACAGGTCATCGCCATCCAGGACCGGACAGTCTCCCTCATGCTTCGCTCCGGCTACGCCACCGCCACCGTTGCCAAGCTTTTCGAGAAGGCCCATGCCGCCCAGGCGGAAGGAAAGCAGATCGACAAAGCGCTCTATGACAAGGCGAAGGACCTCTACGAAGAGGCCTTCTACCGTTGCGTATTCATCGGCGCCGAGAACTCCGTCGGCTTCCACAACCCCACCGAAGCCATGCGGGTGCTGGGGGATGCCACCGCCTTCGCCACCAAGGCCGAGGCACTGCTGCGCCAGGCACTGACCAAGGCTGGCGTCGATGTCCCCCTTACCGTCAATCTGGAACTTAACAAGTATTTGGATCAGCGGGGGGAGAAGAAACTCAGATTCGACCCGAAGGTGGAGATCAAGGATCCATACGGAGTGCAGGTAAGGTTCTGA
- a CDS encoding 4Fe-4S binding protein → MNEQQLHARIPTWRAVIQWGFFAWVLFIGIRFGIFVRHFETAGATPLVSRPPGVEGFLPIGALAGTKLWLATGDINPVHPASLVIFITIVAMSLLAKKSFCSWLCPVGTLSEAAWKLGARLFGRNFRVWGWLDWVLRGVKYLLLLFFVKIILIDMPSFALAAFLDAPYWAVSDVKMLHFFTRMSATTVTIIAILTCLSLLYKNAWCRYLCPYGALLGVASFLSPFKIRRDAAGCTGCRKCSRACPSGLTVHEKETVRSPECTGCLTCVANCPEREVLRMAPPLWQRPLPAWAFPALVVILFAAGIGAGMATGNWQSSLTYDDYRRLIPMVPYLSH, encoded by the coding sequence ATGAACGAACAGCAGTTGCATGCGCGCATCCCCACCTGGCGCGCCGTCATCCAGTGGGGTTTTTTCGCCTGGGTGCTTTTCATAGGCATCCGTTTCGGCATCTTTGTCCGCCACTTCGAGACGGCCGGAGCCACCCCCTTGGTTTCCAGGCCGCCGGGGGTGGAGGGGTTCCTTCCCATCGGTGCCCTTGCGGGTACGAAACTCTGGCTTGCCACGGGCGACATCAACCCGGTCCACCCGGCTTCGCTGGTCATTTTCATAACCATCGTCGCCATGAGTCTCCTGGCCAAAAAATCCTTTTGCTCCTGGCTCTGCCCGGTGGGGACCCTTTCCGAGGCCGCCTGGAAACTGGGCGCGCGGCTCTTCGGGCGCAATTTCCGGGTATGGGGATGGCTGGACTGGGTACTCAGGGGGGTCAAGTACCTGCTCCTCCTCTTCTTCGTGAAGATTATCCTGATCGACATGCCCTCCTTCGCCCTGGCCGCCTTTCTCGACGCCCCCTACTGGGCCGTGAGCGACGTCAAGATGCTCCACTTCTTCACCCGGATGTCGGCTACGACGGTGACAATCATTGCCATTCTCACCTGCCTGTCGCTCCTCTACAAAAATGCGTGGTGCCGGTATCTCTGCCCCTACGGCGCGCTTCTGGGAGTGGCGAGCTTTCTGAGCCCCTTCAAGATCCGGCGCGACGCGGCCGGTTGCACCGGTTGCCGCAAATGCAGCCGCGCCTGCCCGTCGGGGCTTACTGTTCATGAGAAGGAGACCGTCCGCTCCCCCGAGTGCACCGGTTGCCTGACCTGCGTGGCCAATTGCCCCGAACGGGAGGTGCTCCGGATGGCGCCGCCTCTCTGGCAGCGGCCGCTTCCCGCCTGGGCGTTCCCGGCACTGGTGGTGATTCTCTTCGCCGCCGGCATCGGCGCCGGCATGGCAACCGGCAACTGGCAGAGCTCGCTCACCTATGACGACTATCGCCGGCTCATCCCGATGGTGCCTTACTTGAGCCATTGA
- a CDS encoding carboxypeptidase regulatory-like domain-containing protein: MKNKNISGWIALFLCLVCSLFLMNGSGYAAVSKTDGTLTGKVTISGTRTAIPGATITAVGTTGTFTAVTGTTGSYTMSLPPATYTVTCNAEGYVSKTASATLKAGVKTVLNFALLKATVTTGTLTGAVTNSATGTGVSGATVATATGGYSATTDSTGKYTIANITAGTYNVNCTADGFAIQTKSATIASGATTPLNFALISSSATIGSLTATPSTFTELAIPTISLTASVDGTASSYEWSQVSGPKVPLSGSSATTATADVSTLNVAAEATLVFRLTVTGSDGVSASRDVTVAVQPTDMVPFLGTNVQLGGSTTAVAKFTYGGATWSAFNVGNIFKTTPVGMTKGAVYSVVLPGFIFDLDVVSHNGKVYALASCGSAGIALVDISNPTLPALVRTMPVNYYQDGITFTDGGGTIWTGNVIESASASITSVETDGTTLWIGDFDYGIHKTALANLMNGVAEADGTILVDQEIYTLQYAGENPWGGPVSLKLYNGRIFASLGPLGLNIYDAATLGWIGRYNLYTDTARTEDYFGALNVATAVGSDAATGDLFLDDFTGMPDYRQVQYEILVVMKGTGAGATPWADFERNGKWYYKAQDVDIAVQGTRTIAYVAYSLGGVVAIDITNPAAPAYLGYFPAVPVNGPYETNSLPSSILPYEGAGMLKESGVTGVRVSGDRVYLTDHFAGLVILDKASQPDLYWHGSNPPYSNNTNGVADDNVPDYEDVTIYDMSPWDPLDNESLPWAFYQAPCLLATKELNGHGYTLLLNEPVDPTSAGTVDVLEASSAGGFVFVDVTNLTAASMYDRFTIAAYFPTTDEIGAAADGTATQTIALGHSSGIEASAGYLYVSDGPHGVIAFNLNDAQGYPTDSVHVVANTLQDEYPQLVGTEWIYPASHTVRNVFDFARGITWAQCVGNGMRSVSVAGVEAGLGQVGAPYLMKLQRDDLFEHNSDFTVKALPFQDKAYDVEFRGNYAYVADGPNGITIYDVTKDPSRANSGFYVNNVGSNLGEPLLGTASGIELWQNPANARLYAIIASGPYGVGVVDITDPMAMKILKVFEPIKIEDGDIGVADGQAIDVEVIGDKAYFSYDSFGVVCYSMADLIAPVPVGVDPTEIFLKNTSGTVIYDYRPAALGQFKLQYVPGYEDVAGGAVRMDYTQQNGKLYIYAAFGEAGLLKIDYTNPVAPLLVERKDTSAEASDVVIANGRIYVADGSGGLVFFK; encoded by the coding sequence ATGAAGAACAAGAATATCTCGGGTTGGATTGCCCTGTTCTTGTGTCTCGTCTGTTCCCTGTTCCTCATGAACGGGAGCGGTTACGCGGCCGTGAGCAAGACCGATGGCACTCTTACCGGCAAGGTCACCATTTCGGGAACCAGAACGGCAATCCCGGGGGCCACCATCACAGCGGTGGGCACCACCGGCACCTTTACAGCCGTAACCGGCACAACCGGCAGTTACACCATGTCGCTGCCACCCGCCACATATACCGTAACCTGCAACGCCGAAGGCTATGTCTCAAAGACGGCATCAGCGACCCTCAAGGCCGGGGTCAAGACAGTCCTCAACTTTGCCCTACTCAAAGCGACAGTCACCACCGGCACCCTGACCGGTGCCGTCACCAACAGCGCCACCGGCACAGGGGTCTCCGGAGCAACCGTGGCAACCGCCACCGGCGGTTACAGCGCCACCACCGACAGCACCGGCAAGTACACCATCGCCAACATCACCGCCGGCACCTATAACGTCAACTGCACAGCCGACGGCTTCGCCATCCAGACTAAATCGGCCACAATCGCTTCCGGCGCCACGACCCCCCTCAATTTCGCCCTGATTTCATCGTCGGCCACCATCGGAAGCCTGACCGCAACCCCGTCAACATTCACCGAACTGGCAATCCCCACCATCAGCCTTACGGCATCGGTGGACGGCACCGCCTCCAGCTATGAATGGAGCCAGGTATCCGGCCCCAAAGTCCCCCTGTCCGGCAGCAGCGCCACAACCGCCACTGCCGACGTGAGCACCCTGAACGTCGCCGCGGAGGCCACCCTGGTCTTCCGGCTGACCGTAACCGGGTCCGACGGAGTTTCCGCAAGCCGTGACGTGACCGTTGCGGTTCAACCGACGGACATGGTTCCGTTCCTGGGCACCAATGTGCAACTGGGAGGCTCCACCACCGCCGTGGCCAAATTCACCTACGGCGGCGCCACCTGGAGCGCCTTCAACGTGGGCAACATCTTCAAGACGACCCCGGTCGGCATGACCAAGGGGGCAGTCTACTCCGTGGTGCTGCCCGGCTTCATCTTCGACCTCGACGTGGTTTCCCACAACGGCAAGGTCTACGCCCTGGCCTCCTGCGGCAGCGCCGGAATCGCCCTCGTCGACATCTCCAACCCGACGCTTCCGGCCCTGGTGCGGACCATGCCGGTCAACTACTACCAGGACGGCATCACCTTCACAGACGGCGGCGGCACCATCTGGACCGGCAATGTCATCGAGAGCGCCTCGGCATCCATCACCTCGGTGGAGACAGACGGCACCACCCTCTGGATCGGAGACTTCGACTACGGCATCCACAAGACGGCCCTGGCCAACCTGATGAACGGCGTGGCCGAAGCCGACGGCACCATCCTCGTGGACCAGGAGATCTACACCCTCCAGTACGCCGGGGAGAACCCCTGGGGGGGCCCCGTTTCGCTGAAGCTTTACAACGGCAGGATATTCGCCAGCCTCGGACCTCTCGGGCTCAACATCTATGACGCCGCCACCCTCGGCTGGATCGGCCGCTACAACCTCTACACCGACACGGCCCGCACCGAAGACTACTTCGGCGCCTTGAACGTGGCAACCGCGGTGGGTAGCGACGCCGCCACCGGCGACCTCTTCCTGGACGACTTCACCGGCATGCCCGACTACCGCCAGGTCCAGTACGAAATCCTCGTGGTCATGAAGGGAACCGGCGCAGGAGCCACCCCCTGGGCGGATTTCGAGCGCAACGGCAAGTGGTACTACAAGGCCCAGGACGTGGATATCGCCGTCCAGGGGACCCGCACCATCGCCTACGTGGCCTACTCCCTCGGCGGCGTGGTGGCAATCGACATAACCAACCCGGCAGCCCCGGCCTACCTGGGTTACTTCCCCGCCGTGCCGGTCAACGGGCCCTATGAAACCAATTCCCTCCCCTCAAGCATCCTCCCCTATGAAGGGGCCGGAATGCTTAAGGAATCAGGCGTCACCGGCGTGCGGGTTTCCGGCGACCGGGTCTACCTCACCGACCACTTCGCCGGCCTGGTGATCCTCGACAAGGCATCCCAGCCGGATCTCTACTGGCACGGCTCCAATCCGCCCTACAGCAACAATACCAACGGCGTCGCCGACGACAATGTCCCCGACTACGAAGACGTAACCATCTACGACATGAGCCCCTGGGATCCCCTCGACAACGAGTCGCTCCCCTGGGCCTTCTACCAGGCCCCCTGCCTGCTGGCCACCAAGGAGTTGAACGGCCACGGCTACACCCTGCTCCTCAACGAGCCGGTAGACCCCACCAGCGCAGGCACCGTGGACGTGCTGGAGGCCTCCAGCGCCGGCGGTTTCGTCTTCGTTGACGTAACGAACCTCACCGCCGCCAGCATGTACGACCGCTTCACCATCGCCGCCTACTTCCCCACCACCGACGAGATCGGCGCCGCCGCCGACGGAACCGCCACCCAGACCATCGCCCTGGGGCACTCCTCGGGCATCGAGGCGTCCGCCGGCTACCTCTACGTTTCCGACGGCCCCCACGGCGTCATCGCCTTCAACCTGAACGACGCCCAGGGCTATCCCACCGACTCGGTCCACGTGGTGGCCAACACCCTCCAGGACGAGTATCCGCAGCTGGTGGGGACCGAGTGGATCTACCCGGCCTCCCACACCGTCCGCAACGTGTTCGATTTCGCCCGCGGCATCACCTGGGCCCAGTGCGTCGGCAACGGCATGCGGAGCGTTTCCGTGGCCGGCGTGGAAGCGGGTCTCGGGCAGGTGGGCGCCCCCTACCTGATGAAGCTGCAGCGTGACGACCTCTTCGAGCACAACTCCGACTTCACCGTCAAGGCCCTTCCCTTCCAGGACAAGGCCTACGACGTGGAGTTCCGGGGCAACTACGCCTACGTGGCCGACGGCCCCAACGGCATCACCATCTACGACGTTACCAAAGACCCCTCAAGGGCCAACAGCGGTTTCTACGTCAACAACGTCGGTTCCAACCTGGGCGAACCCCTGCTGGGGACCGCTTCGGGCATCGAGCTGTGGCAGAACCCGGCCAACGCCAGGCTCTACGCCATTATTGCCTCCGGCCCCTACGGCGTGGGCGTGGTGGACATCACCGATCCCATGGCCATGAAAATCTTAAAGGTCTTCGAGCCGATCAAGATCGAGGACGGCGACATCGGCGTGGCTGACGGCCAGGCCATCGACGTGGAAGTCATCGGCGACAAGGCCTACTTCAGCTACGACAGTTTCGGCGTGGTCTGCTACAGCATGGCCGACCTGATCGCGCCGGTGCCGGTGGGGGTCGACCCGACCGAGATATTCCTCAAGAACACCTCCGGCACGGTGATCTACGACTACCGGCCGGCAGCCCTGGGCCAGTTCAAGCTCCAGTACGTCCCCGGCTACGAAGACGTTGCCGGCGGCGCCGTCCGGATGGACTACACCCAGCAGAACGGCAAGCTTTACATCTATGCGGCATTCGGCGAGGCCGGGCTCCTGAAGATCGACTATACCAACCCAGTGGCTCCCCTCCTGGTTGAACGCAAAGACACCTCAGCGGAGGCGTCCGACGTGGTCATCGCCAACGGCCGCATCTATGTGGCCGACGGTAGCGGCGGGCTCGTTTTCTTCAAGTAG
- the nrfH gene encoding cytochrome c nitrite reductase small subunit, with protein sequence MGSTGTGNRGIYLVAGAMIMLVVAFFVLFGPPKLLAKSSTPDFCVGCHTMENEYEAWIHTGAHRRIKCVDCHLPNHNAAMHYIWKSIDGMKDAIFFYSGHVPEIIRLSSHGEKVLQANCIRCHETTVSHIDTERHCWNCHRRVSHTRSGAMETL encoded by the coding sequence ATGGGATCGACCGGGACAGGAAACCGGGGCATCTACCTGGTAGCCGGCGCGATGATCATGCTGGTTGTCGCGTTTTTCGTTCTCTTCGGCCCGCCGAAACTGCTGGCCAAGTCGAGCACGCCCGATTTCTGCGTCGGGTGCCACACCATGGAAAACGAGTACGAGGCATGGATTCACACAGGAGCCCACCGGCGGATCAAGTGCGTCGACTGTCACCTCCCCAACCATAACGCTGCGATGCACTATATCTGGAAGTCCATCGACGGCATGAAGGACGCTATCTTCTTCTATTCGGGGCACGTGCCGGAAATCATCAGGCTATCCAGCCATGGCGAGAAGGTACTGCAAGCCAACTGCATCCGCTGCCACGAGACAACAGTTTCCCACATAGATACCGAACGACATTGCTGGAACTGCCACCGCCGCGTCTCCCACACCCGGAGCGGCGCGATGGAAACTCTCTAG
- a CDS encoding PAS domain-containing protein, protein MADDTNDKLCRLIVEGIPDAVIFADLEGVIRFWSPGAERMFGFPAAEALGQSLDLIIPENLRARHWEGYRRVMATGETRYGTKLLSAPALHSGGDRISTEFSMALVRDDSGAMAGSGAVIRDVTERWQKEKSLKERLAELERRESERSR, encoded by the coding sequence ATGGCAGACGATACGAACGACAAACTGTGCCGCCTCATCGTTGAAGGGATTCCCGACGCCGTCATCTTTGCCGACCTGGAGGGGGTCATACGGTTCTGGAGTCCCGGTGCCGAGCGGATGTTCGGCTTTCCCGCCGCCGAGGCCCTGGGACAGTCCCTGGACCTCATCATCCCGGAGAACCTTCGGGCACGGCACTGGGAAGGGTACCGCCGGGTCATGGCAACGGGGGAGACCCGTTACGGGACGAAACTTCTCTCGGCACCGGCACTGCACAGCGGCGGCGACCGCATTTCCACCGAGTTCTCCATGGCTCTCGTGCGTGATGACAGTGGAGCCATGGCGGGGAGCGGCGCCGTTATCCGCGATGTGACCGAACGCTGGCAGAAGGAGAAATCCCTGAAGGAACGGCTGGCGGAACTGGAGCGGCGCGAATCGGAAAGGAGCAGGTAG